In Colletotrichum destructivum chromosome 1, complete sequence, the sequence ATGCTTTTTAGCGGACGGGAAAGGCTTGGTTTGGGCGTTACGTCGAGCAAATAGAATACCTTTTTGAGGGACACAGGCGGAAACAAATCAAAAGCTTGAGTCAAAGGGCCAAAAAATAATGACTGGACTGGTTTCACTGCTCGCAAGGGAGAGACTTGTTTTTTCATCGTGAAGGCCCACGAGGCGTTGTGTACTCCGAACGCGCATCCTGCAATGATGAAAAGCCTCCACAACAGGAAAGTTCCGGAGCTATAGAGTGGGTTGACCGTGGTCCAATATGGCAAAGTCAGAAGACAGTAGCCGGAGTGTGGCGAGTGTTGTTCGTGATGGTGCGGCCATCGGCTGCTACCCGAAGTTGCCCGAGTAGAGCAGGCTGCGATTCACACTTGAACCTCGGGACCGCGGGCAGGCATCGGGACGTCGACGGGTGGTTCGGCTCCCGGCCCTGCTGCGTCCCTGGCGATGACAAAGCCGCGCCTGCTGTTCCACGAGAGATTGCCGAAAAGGGCTGTGAGACATTGAAGACGGGATTCGTCCTGCCTAGCGTTCGCGGAGTAAGTCATCGCCGACTTAGATTTGATGCCCATATTACTCCGGCACTGTGAAATGCTTCCCCCCATTGCAACATGGCGGGGTAAGTCTGGCAGCCGGGGTTGCACAGTTGCCTTACTTAACCAATAGGCAGGGCAGTTACAATTATACGTGGTAGATGGTGCATAATGAATAATTATTACCTGAGTGCTTAATAGCGACCAGCGAGACGTATCAATAGTGGGCAGTTGCTCTACTCAAACATGATAGGCATGGTACACATCTCGGATTGTctcatcgaggaggacgataCCATCAATGATGCAAGCAACTCCTTTACCGGGCAATGGGCCGCTTCGCAATGCACTAGGCACACTCAAGATGGATACGTTTGGTTTCTACCGCACCCGAGTTTTGGCTATACATAGGTCAGAGCTCCCCTGCGGTTAGGACTGGGCCCGTTATGAGCAGGGAGACATCGGAACGTATGGGCCAGTTTCCGGAAGttgacggagacgacggagTTGGACGAGAACGGGCTCTCACATATTTGTCTCTCACATGCATCAGGCCCGATGAAAATGGCGGAATGGATGAGGGGAATGGCCCGTGGGGGGATTTGGGGGTCAGATTGACCCGAGTAAGATAAACCCGGcgtttccttttttttttttttttgccaTCGATACCTTGAAGAAAGGTTACTGGTTTGGAGGCGGGATAAACTGCTCGGGGACAAGTCTCGTCTTCTTTGCCTGGGCGTGTCTCAGAGACCTTTTCTTTGTTTGGGCCTCGAATAACGACGAATGGCCTACAGGTGTCTGCGACGGCTATTCCCTGGTGCGGCAGGGAAAAGGTACCTCGCTCTTTGTTACCTCCAGTCCCATTCCCCCCTCAAGTCTCCGACTCCCGAGACAAAAACAGCACTGGGCCGGGGCAATCAAGCAGGCAAATAGAGAGCAGCAAGCAGCATGATCTTGCTGGGTGCAGCGCATCCTGCAGCATGCCTGCAGCGTACTACACTATGCGACAAGCGGTACAGTCGCAGTCGCTAGTCGCTGTCACTATTCTGCGCATGCACTGGCGTCACCCCCCTTTCTCCCCTTCCAATTGTTGCCCCTCTTCGTGCCCCTCCACCCAATGACACAGATGATCCCATGAGACGAGGGGTGGGCAAGAAGGACCCGTCGCAATTGTCCCCCCGCGGTTGAACCTACGTCCCCGCCGACAGCCTCCGAACTAGGTATCAGCTGGCGCAGACTACTTCTACCTCGCTCTCACgccctctttcttctcttcctcttcgtaCTAAACCAGCATACCTCCCGCCTGATTCTACCCTGCCCATTCGAAATTGAGCATCGCAGATAAACCTCAAAGTACGTGTGTGACGATCGTCTTCCCCAAAGCCTCGGGTAGAGAAGCTCTATACCTTGTTCTGGTAATACAAACACAGGCCAGAGCTTACCTGCTAAGCGAACAAGCTCCTGCCGAGCTTCGAAAGAAACACCCCGCTAATCCGCGAGAACCTTTTAGGCCATCACCTCTCCAACCCATTTTCTTTAAACCGAAACACACAAACATCGTCAAAATGGTCAAGGCCGGTATGCGGACCCTGTTCCAGACTACGCATAGAACTTCATGCTGACTGCTTGTCCTAGTTGTTGCTGGCGCCTCTGGCGGTATTGGACAGGTACGATGACGCCAAACAGACAGACCCCGCCTGGATCAGGCAAATCTAGTTCGCGTGGGCTGACCAGCAATTTCTCCTCTCCAGCCTCtgtccctcctcctcaagctctctcctctcgtcgacgagcttgccctcTACGATGTCGTCAACACTCCCGGTGTTGCCACCGATCTTTCCCACATCTCATCCGTCGCGGTACGTCTCGCCATATTTCAATAGCATTGTGCCCCACGGACTGTTGTATGCTAAACAAAGATTACCGCAAGCAGAAGACCACCGGCTACCTGCCCAAGGATGACGGTGCTAAGGCCGCCTTTAAGGATGCCGACATCATTGTCATCCCTGCTGGAATTCCCCGTAAGTCTAATTGGGTCCCACCGCCCGCGCCGGTTTcatgctgacggcggccttACCAGGCAAGCCCGGCATGACCCGTGATGACCTCTTCAACATCAACGCTGGAATCGTCAAGGGCCTGatcgaggtcgccgccgaggtcgccccCAAGGCATTCATCCTTGTCATCTCCAACCCCGTCAACTCTACCGTCCCCATTTccgccgaggtcctcaaggccaagggtGTTTTCAACCCCCAGCGCCTCTTTGGTGTTACCaccctcgacatcgtcaGAGCCGAGACCTTTGTTGCTGAGATCTCGGGCAAGTCAAAGCCCCATGAGCTGAACGTCCCCGTCATTGGCGGCCACTCTGGCGAGACCATCGTTCCCCTGTTCAGTCAAGTCCAGCCCTCCGTCTCTATCCCCGACGACAAGTACGATGCTCTTGTCAACCGCGTCCAGttcggcggtgacgaggtcgtcaaggccaaggatggCGCTGGTTCC encodes:
- a CDS encoding Putative lactate/malate dehydrogenase, malate dehydrogenase, active, L-lactate/malate dehydrogenase, which codes for MVKAVVAGASGGIGQPLSLLLKLSPLVDELALYDVVNTPGVATDLSHISSVAKTTGYLPKDDGAKAAFKDADIIVIPAGIPRKPGMTRDDLFNINAGIVKGLIEVAAEVAPKAFILVISNPVNSTVPISAEVLKAKGVFNPQRLFGVTTLDIVRAETFVAEISGKSKPHELNVPVIGGHSGETIVPLFSQVQPSVSIPDDKYDALVNRVQFGGDEVVKAKDGAGSATLSMAYAGFRFAEKVLKAVKGEKGLVEPSYVYLPGVPGGKEIAEKTGVDFFSVPIELGPNGAEKAIDILGNITEKEKKLLEAAVAGLKGNIKKGVDFAHNPPQKL